The DNA segment TCGGGCTCGGTGTGCACGAGGTAGGGGCGGCCGGAGAGGTCGACGGTGACCTGGGCGAGGGACTCGTCCAGCGGGACCGTGCAGTTGCCGAAGCGGTAGATGCCCACCTTGTCGCCGAGCGCCTGCTTGAAGGCGGCGCCGAGCGCGAGGGCGGTGTCCTCGATGGTGTGGTGGGTGTCGATGTGCAGGTCGCCGTCGGTCTTCACGGTGAGGTCGAACAGACCGTGCCGGCCGAGCTGGTCGAGCATGTGGTCGTAGAAGCCGACGCCGGTGGCGATGTCGGTCTTGCCGGTGCCGTCGAGGTCGATCTCGACGAGGACCGAGGTCTCCTTGGTGGTGCGCTGCACGCGTCCTGTGCGGCTCATGCGTCAAGCTCCTTCTTCAGGTCCCGTACCGCGTCGAGGAACGCGTCGTTCTCTTCGGGGGTTCCGGCGGTCACCCGCAGCCATCCGGGCACGCCGTTGTCCCGGACCAGCACCCCCTTGTCGAGGATGCGGCGCCACGCGCCCTGGGTGTCCTCGAAGCGGCCGAACTGCACGAAGTTGGCGTCGGACTCGGTCACCTCGTAACCGATGGCCCGCAGTTCGGCGACGAGCCGGTCCCGCTCGGTCTTGAGCTGCTCGACATAGCCGAGCAGCGTGTCGGTGTGCTCCAGCGCGGCCAGCGCGGTCGCCTGGGTGACGGCGCTCAGGTGGTAGGGCAGCCGGACCAGCTGGACGGCGTCCACCACGGCCGGGTCGGCGGCCAGGTAGCCGAGGCGCAGTCCGGCGGCGCCGAACGCCTTGGACATGGTCCGCGAGACCACCAGATGCGGGCGGCCCCGGAGCAGGGGCAGCAGCGAGTCGCCGTGGCTGAACTCGATGTACGCCTCGTCCACGATCACCATGGACGGCTTCGCCGCCTGCGCGGCCTCGTACAGCGCGAGGACGGTCTCGGGCGGGACGGCGTTGCCGGTGGGGTTGTTGGGGGTGGTGACGAACACGACGTCGGGCCGGTGCTCGGCAATGGCGCGCTCGGCGGCGGGCAGGTCGATGGTGAAGTCCGCGCCGCGCGGCCCGGAGATCCACCCGGTCCCGGTGCCGCGCGCGATCAGCGCGTGCATCGAGTACGACGGCTCGAAGCCGAGCGCGGTACGGCCGGGCCCGCCGAAGGTCTGGAGGAGCTGCTGGATGACCTCGTTGGAGCCGTTGGCCGCCCAGACGTTCTCGGCGGTGAGGGGGTGGTGGCCGGTCGTGGTGAGGTACTTGGCGAGTTCGGTGCGGAGCTGGACGGCGTCCCGGTCGGGGTAGCGGTTCAGGTTCCGGGCGGCCTCGCGCACCCGCTCCGCGATCCGCTCGACCAGCGGCTCGGGCAGCGGGTAGGGGTTCTCGTTGGTGTTCAGCCGGACGGGGACGTCCAACTGGGGCGCGCCGTAGGGGGACTTGCCGCGCAGCTCGTCACGGATGGGGAGTTCGTCCCAGGGGGACTGGGCACTGTTGCCGGTCACTTGGTCCCCGGTACCTTCCAGCCGAAGCGGGCCTTGACCGCCGCGCCGTGCGCGGGCAGGTCCTCCGCCTCCGCGAGCGTCACCACGTGGTGGGCGACCTCGGCGAGGGCGTCCTCGGTGTAGTCCACGATGTGGATGCCGCGCAGGAAGGACTGCACGGACAGGCCCGAGGAGTGGCAGGCGCAGCCGCCGGTGGGCAGCACGTGGTTGGAGCCGGCCGCGTAGTCCCCGAGGGAGACCGGCGCCCAGGGGCCGATGAAGACGGCGCCAGCGTTGCGCACCCGGTCGGCGACGGCGGCCGCGTCCCGGGTCTGGATCTCCAGGTGCTCGGCGCCGTACGCGTCGACCACCCGCAGGCCCTCCTCGACGCCGTCCACGAGGACGATCGCGGACTGCTGCCCGTTCAGCGCGGGCACGATCCGGTCGTCGATGTGCTTGGTGGCGGCGACCTGGGTCTTCAGCTCCTCGTCCACAGCGTCGGCCAGCGCGACCGAGTCGGTGACCAGGACGGCGGCGGCCAGCGGGTCGTGCTCGGCCTGGCTGATCAGGTCGGAGGCGACGTGCACCGGGTCGGCGGTGTCGTCGGCGAGGACCGCGATCTCGGTGGGGCCGGCCTCGGCGTCGATGCCGATCTTGCCGGTGAAGAAGCGCTTGGCGGCGGCGACCCAGATGTTGCCGGGGCCGGCGACCATGTTGGCGGGCGGGCAGGACTCGGTGCCGTAGGCGAACATCGCCACGGCGGTGGCGCCGCCGGCCGCGTACACCTCGTCCACGCCGAGCAGGGCGCAGGCGGCGAGGATGGTCGGGTGCGGAAGGCCGCCGAACTCGGCCTGCGGCGGCGAGGCGAGCGCGACGGAGCCGACGCCGGCCTCCTGCGCGGGCACCACGTTCATGATCACGGAGGAGGGGTAGACCGAGCGGCCGCCGGGCGCGTACAGCCCGACCCGGTCGACGGGGACCCACTTCTCGGTGACGGTGCCGCCGGGGACGACCTGGGTGCTGTGGGGGCTGCGGCGCTGGGCGCGGTGGACCAGGCGGGCCCGGCGGATGGACTCCTCCAGGGCGGCGCGCACGGCCGGGTCGAGGTCCGCCAGGGCGTCGGTGAGCGCCTGGGCCGGGACACGGACGGATTCCAGCCGTACTCCGTCGAACTTCTCCGCGAAGTCGATCAGTGCCGCGTCGCCACGATGATGCACGGCCTCGCAGATCGGACGCACCTTCTCCAGGGCGGCCGAGACGTCGAAGTCGGCTCGGGGCAGCAGGTCGCGCAGGGCGGGGCCCTCGGGGAGGGCGTCGCCGCGCAGATCGATTCGGGAGATCACAGTCCCAATTCTCTCAGACCGGCGCCGGACCCCGTCCGCGCGTATCAATGGCTGATACAGAACGTGGGACAACCGGTGGCACAGAGCGTGGC comes from the Streptomyces seoulensis genome and includes:
- the hisD gene encoding histidinol dehydrogenase; the protein is MISRIDLRGDALPEGPALRDLLPRADFDVSAALEKVRPICEAVHHRGDAALIDFAEKFDGVRLESVRVPAQALTDALADLDPAVRAALEESIRRARLVHRAQRRSPHSTQVVPGGTVTEKWVPVDRVGLYAPGGRSVYPSSVIMNVVPAQEAGVGSVALASPPQAEFGGLPHPTILAACALLGVDEVYAAGGATAVAMFAYGTESCPPANMVAGPGNIWVAAAKRFFTGKIGIDAEAGPTEIAVLADDTADPVHVASDLISQAEHDPLAAAVLVTDSVALADAVDEELKTQVAATKHIDDRIVPALNGQQSAIVLVDGVEEGLRVVDAYGAEHLEIQTRDAAAVADRVRNAGAVFIGPWAPVSLGDYAAGSNHVLPTGGCACHSSGLSVQSFLRGIHIVDYTEDALAEVAHHVVTLAEAEDLPAHGAAVKARFGWKVPGTK
- a CDS encoding histidinol-phosphate transaminase, which encodes MTGNSAQSPWDELPIRDELRGKSPYGAPQLDVPVRLNTNENPYPLPEPLVERIAERVREAARNLNRYPDRDAVQLRTELAKYLTTTGHHPLTAENVWAANGSNEVIQQLLQTFGGPGRTALGFEPSYSMHALIARGTGTGWISGPRGADFTIDLPAAERAIAEHRPDVVFVTTPNNPTGNAVPPETVLALYEAAQAAKPSMVIVDEAYIEFSHGDSLLPLLRGRPHLVVSRTMSKAFGAAGLRLGYLAADPAVVDAVQLVRLPYHLSAVTQATALAALEHTDTLLGYVEQLKTERDRLVAELRAIGYEVTESDANFVQFGRFEDTQGAWRRILDKGVLVRDNGVPGWLRVTAGTPEENDAFLDAVRDLKKELDA
- the hisB gene encoding imidazoleglycerol-phosphate dehydratase HisB, translated to MSRTGRVQRTTKETSVLVEIDLDGTGKTDIATGVGFYDHMLDQLGRHGLFDLTVKTDGDLHIDTHHTIEDTALALGAAFKQALGDKVGIYRFGNCTVPLDESLAQVTVDLSGRPYLVHTEPEKMAPMIGEYDTTMTRHILESFVAQAQIALHVHVPYGRNAHHIVECQFKALARALRYASERDPRAAGILPSTKGAL